In Mixophyes fleayi isolate aMixFle1 chromosome 4, aMixFle1.hap1, whole genome shotgun sequence, the following proteins share a genomic window:
- the FAM136A gene encoding protein FAM136A, protein MAEEYQNRMQNAVDSMVKNLERENIRKMQGKMFRCSAQCCENEGASMQQVHNCIERCHTPLAQAQSLVTNELERFQDRLGRCTMHCNDKAKDFLDSGNKEAQARAQLEGCVIKCAEDHMNLIPSMTRKLKDALAEADKKTS, encoded by the exons ATGGCAGAGGAATATCAGAACCGTATGCAGAATGCAGTTGATTCTATGGTGAAAAACCTAGAGAGGGAAAACATAAGGAAAATGCAG GGGAAGATGTTTCGGTGTAGTGCACAATGCTGTGAGAACGAGGGAGCCTCTATGCAGCAGGTGCACAACTGTATAGagcgctgtcacactcctctggcACAAGCACAAAGCTTGGTCACCAATGAGCTGGAGAGGTTTCAG GATCGCCTGGGCCGCTGCACTATGCACTGTAACGACAAAGCTAAGGATTTCCTTGATTCCGGAAACAAAGAAGCACAAGCGAGGGCTCAGCTAGAGGGCTGTGTGATTAAATGTGCAGAAGACCACATGAACCTCATCCCCAGTATGACCAGGAAACTGAAGGACGCACTAGCTGAGGCCGACAAGAAGACCTCCTAA
- the SNRPG gene encoding small nuclear ribonucleoprotein G, whose product MSKAHPPELKKFMDKKLSLKLNGGRHVQGILRGFDPFMNLVVDECTEVSGSGHQNTIGMVVIRGNSIIMLEALERV is encoded by the exons ATGAGCAAAGCGCACCCGCCCGAGCTGAAGAA gttCATGGACAAGAAGCTATCAT TAAAGTTAAATGGTGGTAGACATGTCCAAGGAATTCTGCGAGGATTTGACCCATTCATGAACTTGGTGGTAGACGAGTGCACAGAGGTGTCTGGAAGCGGGCACCAAAACACCATTGGCATGGTA GTTATACGAGGGAACAGCATTATAATGTTGGAAGCTTTGGAAAGAGTATAA